From a region of the Panicum virgatum strain AP13 chromosome 2K, P.virgatum_v5, whole genome shotgun sequence genome:
- the LOC120681012 gene encoding transcription factor HEC2-like: MDFDLLNYSPEAQLELMNTMLQLEQLTKLDGGHQSLMAAPVSPPASPVQTHATAHCFSPPPHVSATAAYQDQYTPPAVYAGRTGALEHLQVDYALSPCADGGRAAPQPAGSPSPTSSADAMREAIFHIAALQPVEIDPEAVRPPKRRNVRISKDPQSVAARLRRERISERIRTLQRLVPGGTKMDTASMLDEAIHYVKFLKSQVQSLERAAAATHHRAAFHPAALHAQWQFALPHGDM, translated from the coding sequence ATGGACTTTGACCTGCTGAATTACAGCCCGGAAGCGCAGCTGGAGCTGATGAACACGATGCTCCAGCTGGAGCAGCTCACCAAGCTCGACGGCGGCCATCAGTCGCTGATGGCGGCGCCCGTCTCGCCGCCGGCATCCCCAGTGCAAACCCATGCAACAGCCCACTGCTTCTCGCCTCCGCCCCACGTGTCGGCGACCGCCGCCTACCAGGACCAGTACACACCGCCGGCCGTGTACGCCGGCAGGACCGGCGCCCTCGAGCATctccaggtggactacgcgctGTCCCCGTGCGccgacggcggccgcgccgcgccgcagccggcggggtcgccgtcgccgacgtcGTCGGCGGACGCGATGCGGGAGGCGATCTTCCACATCGCGGCGCTGCAGCCGGTGGAGATCGACCCGGAGGCGGTGCGGCCCCCGAAGCGGCGCAACGTGCGCATCTCCAAGGACCCGCAGagcgtggcggcgcggctgcggcggGAGCGCATCAGCGAGCGCATCCGCACGCTGCAGCGGCTCGTCCCGGGCGGCACCAAGATGGACACGGCGTCGATGCTGGACGAGGCCATCCACTACGTCAAGTTCCTCAAGTCCCAGGTGCAGTCcctcgagcgcgccgccgccgccacccaccaccgcgccgccttccaccccgccgccctccACGCGCAGTGGCAGTTCGCGCTCCCCCACGGCGACATGTGA
- the LOC120681043 gene encoding NF-kappa-B-activating protein-like, whose amino-acid sequence MSRSERRLASAVVRLPGRSRVSASPSPRRRSPSPSPRRDRRRDRSPGPYRDRRRDDRSPGPYRDRRRDDRSPGPNRDRRRDDRSPSPYRDRRRQWSPYHNDRGRDRDRVPPVRGGGGGGGGAWSASDDDNDAELQGLSYFEYRRIKRQKLRKSKKRCIWTITPSPPRAEGDDESYGYSDVEEEEKESPKKKGSPEASEEDSKDASESESGESDSLSESSESEASRRKRKGRKSSRRSSKRSQRCNRRRSYNSESDEESESNDDSEGSFDSEDSRDRRSKKRSRKHKKSRRGRSSRRKKKIQVTTSEQSSEEAELSVHSARDSNKKSKSSKWKRSKRSDSEESLPSDANPDVKEDEEIKEPEIDPEAIKFKEMLEAQKKAALENDMPVGPMPLPRAEGHISYGGALRPGEGDAIAQYVQQGKRIPRRGEVGLSAEEIQKFEDLGYVMSGSRHQRMNAIRIRKENQVYSAEDKRALAMFNYEEKAKREHKVMADLQRLVQRTIGNDVGPSHDPFATTDS is encoded by the coding sequence atgtcccGCTCGGAGCGGCGCCTCGCTTCCGCCGTGGTGCGCCTCCCCGGCCGCTCCAGGGTCTCCGCCTCCccgtcccctcgccgccgctccccgtccccctccccgcgccgcgaccgccgccgcgaccgcTCCCCCGGCCCGTACCgggaccgccgccgcgacgacCGCTCCCCCGGCCCGTACCgggaccgccgccgcgacgacCGCTCCCCCGGCCCGAaccgcgaccgccgccgcgacgacCGCTCCCCCAGCCCCTACCGCGATCGCCGACGCCAGTGGTCGCCGTACCACAACGACCGCGGCCGGGACCGCGACCGGGTTCCccccgtccgcggcggcgggggcgggggcgggggcgcctGGTccgcctccgacgacgacaacgaTGCGGAACTCCAGGGCCTCAGCTACTTCGAGTACCGCCGCATCAAGCGCCAGAAGCTCCGCAAGAGCAAGAAGCGGTGCATCTGGACCATTACGCCCAGCCCGCCTCGTGCCGAGGGCGACGATGAAAGCTACGGTTACAGcgacgtggaggaggaggagaaggagtcCCCGAAGAAGAAGGGCTCGCCGGAGGCCAGCGAGGAGGACAGCAAGGATGCCTCGGAGTCCGAGTCTGGTGAGTCTGATAGCCTGTCCGAATCCAGCGAATCCGAGGCTTCTAGGAGGAAGCGGAAAGGGAGAAAGAGCAGTCGCCGTAGTAGCAAGCGGAGTCAGCGCTGCAATCGCCGTCGCTCATACAATTCTGAGAGTGACGAGGAAAGCGAGAGCAACGATGATTCAGAGGGCTCGTTTGATTCTGAGGATTCTAGGGATAGGAGGAGCAAGAAGAGGTCGCGGAAGCACAAGAAATCTAGGAGGGGTAGGAGCtccaggaggaagaagaagatccaggTTACAACATCTGAGCAAAGCTCCGAGGAGGCGGAGCTTTCTGTCCATAGCGCCAGGGACAGTAACAAAAAGAGTAAGAGCTCAAAGTGGAAGAGGAGCAAGCGGTCAGACTCTGAAGAATCGTTACCTTCTGATGCCAATCCTGATGTCAAGGAAGATGAAGAAATAAAGGAGCCAGAAATTGATCCGGAAGCGATCAAGTTCAAGGAAATGCTTGAGGCCCAGAAGAAAGCTGCCTTGGAGAATGATATGCCTGTTGGGCCGATGCCTCTTCCGCGTGCAGAAGGGCACATTAGCTATGGTGGTGCACTaaggcctggtgaaggtgatgCTATTGCACAGTATGTTCAGCAAGGCAAGCGTATTCCACGACGTGGTGAGGTCGGTCTGTCTGCAGAGGAGATTCAGAAGTTTGAGGATTTGGGGTATGTGATGAGTGGAAGTAGACACCAGAGGATGAATGCTATCCGTATCAGGAAGGAAAACCAAGTTTACAGTGCTGAGGATAAGAGGGCGCTGGCTATGTTTAACTATGAGGAGAAGGCGAAGCGGGAACATAAGGTTATGGCTGACTTGCAGCGCTTGGTGCAGAGAACCATTGGCAATGATGTGGGGCCTTCACATGATCCGTTTGCCACTACTGATAGCTGA